A genomic stretch from Acidobacteriota bacterium includes:
- a CDS encoding UvrD-helicase domain-containing protein — translation MSARRTPPPDQAARDRIRDDLGTTFLVEAGAGSGKTRSLVDRMIALLASGRAPIETLAAVTFTRKAAADLRGRFQVALERARLGEKDAVVRGRLEAALTGLERTFIGTIHSFCARLLRERPIEAGIDPDFRELEEHEDTVLLEKSWDEYQARARLENETALAGLDGAGLQPSDLEAAFKAVAAFPDVMQARGRTAPPELGTVRRELGRLIDLASDLVPRERPAKGRDPLQALFVRLFRRRRNLGFDDPRLLMESVELFDKELGVTKNRWPEKSDAERLLAAAREFQETAAAPALREWREFRHDRALAFLGPAVDFYAERRRAEGRLNFQDQLMLAARLLRDNPEVRAYFRKRFHPVLVDEFQDTDPIQAEILFLLAATSDTEKDWTRLVPAPGSLFLVGDPKQSIYRFRRADIDIYNLVKERITAAGGEVLALSANFRSLRPIADWVNPVFDPGRGGIFPAEADEYQAGFMPLETVRGRGRGTLSGVFKATVPAVSRHVKEEITGIDAGRVAGFVAWALDSHLLLDDGEGGARPAEPGDFLILFRYKDRMSKYARKLEELGVPFEIAGSDAFAQSPEIAEVLNLLRAIDDPDDPVAAVAVLRGLFFGLSDQELLEHRAAGGGFCCLEIPEDGAGAAGVRRALGVLRDWRDLATRVPPSVALETILQQSGLLNHLVAAETGGSRAGNVLKLVEVLRSRENEDMTTFASAVAFMEEWVGARPVEEMSLAPGRRDAVRLMNLHKAKGLEAPVVWLANPAGCADFEPDRHVRRTGRSPIGHFRFTKPAGEFRTKTVSQPAGWDESAAEEKKYGAAEEDRLMYVAATRARDLLVVSAYEGDLGARSAWGPLGKGLSGIEELPEYPPVPGRGPSRPATPSGKRSGVKAGEVIKGREELRRKMAGASLASSLHETVTALARREAEPPAWAKGGLGLWGSEVHIMLKTLASSWPGPAAGGVADGALVRLARNVLVAAGRGPADAGELAAHVGGILRSPFWTRAMRAGRRLYEVPFSVVVGPGEPGYEDLAAAVGPVPAAGGRPVVPVPGAPISLAGAVDLLFEEPDGWVIADYKTDRLPAAVEGAGADDREKALAALAGHYRPQVRLYTRFWGRITGEKVKESGLYFTALDRWIRIECD, via the coding sequence ATGAGCGCCAGAAGGACTCCGCCGCCCGACCAGGCCGCCCGCGACCGCATCCGCGACGACCTCGGCACGACCTTCCTCGTCGAGGCCGGGGCCGGCTCGGGCAAGACCAGGAGCCTGGTCGACCGGATGATCGCCCTGCTGGCCTCGGGCCGCGCGCCCATCGAAACCCTGGCCGCCGTGACCTTCACCCGAAAGGCCGCGGCCGACCTCCGCGGCCGCTTCCAGGTGGCCCTGGAGCGGGCCCGCCTCGGGGAGAAGGACGCGGTCGTCCGGGGCCGGCTCGAGGCCGCCCTGACCGGTCTTGAACGGACGTTCATCGGGACCATCCACTCCTTCTGCGCCCGGCTCCTGCGCGAACGCCCGATCGAGGCCGGCATCGACCCGGACTTCCGCGAGCTCGAAGAGCACGAGGACACGGTCCTGCTGGAGAAGAGCTGGGACGAGTACCAGGCCCGGGCCCGGCTCGAGAACGAGACGGCCCTGGCCGGGCTCGACGGGGCCGGCCTCCAGCCGTCCGACCTCGAAGCCGCCTTCAAGGCCGTGGCCGCGTTCCCCGACGTCATGCAGGCACGGGGCCGGACCGCGCCGCCCGAGCTCGGGACCGTCCGCCGCGAGCTCGGGCGGCTCATCGACCTGGCCTCGGATCTCGTCCCCCGCGAGAGGCCGGCGAAAGGCCGCGATCCGCTCCAGGCCCTGTTCGTCCGCCTGTTCCGCCGGCGCCGCAACCTTGGCTTCGACGACCCGCGGCTGCTCATGGAGTCGGTCGAGCTGTTCGACAAGGAACTCGGCGTGACCAAGAACCGCTGGCCCGAGAAATCGGACGCCGAGCGGCTCCTGGCCGCGGCCCGCGAGTTCCAGGAGACGGCCGCCGCGCCCGCGCTCCGCGAGTGGCGCGAGTTCCGCCACGACCGGGCCCTGGCCTTCCTCGGCCCGGCCGTCGATTTCTACGCCGAGCGGCGGCGGGCCGAAGGCCGCCTGAACTTCCAGGACCAGCTCATGCTCGCGGCCAGGCTCCTGCGCGACAATCCCGAGGTCCGCGCCTACTTCCGCAAGCGCTTCCATCCGGTCCTCGTCGACGAGTTCCAGGATACCGATCCCATCCAGGCCGAGATCCTGTTCCTTCTCGCGGCGACGTCCGACACGGAGAAGGACTGGACCCGGCTGGTCCCCGCGCCCGGCTCGCTCTTCCTGGTCGGCGACCCCAAGCAGTCGATCTACCGCTTCCGGCGGGCCGACATCGATATCTACAACCTGGTCAAGGAACGGATCACGGCCGCGGGGGGAGAGGTCCTGGCGCTGAGCGCGAACTTCCGCTCCCTGCGCCCGATCGCCGATTGGGTCAACCCGGTCTTCGATCCTGGCCGCGGCGGGATCTTCCCGGCCGAAGCGGACGAGTATCAGGCCGGCTTCATGCCCCTGGAGACGGTGCGCGGCCGCGGCCGGGGAACGCTTTCCGGCGTCTTCAAGGCCACGGTCCCGGCGGTCTCCCGGCACGTCAAGGAGGAGATCACCGGGATCGACGCCGGCCGGGTGGCCGGGTTCGTCGCCTGGGCCCTGGACAGCCACCTCCTCCTCGACGACGGGGAAGGCGGAGCGCGGCCGGCCGAGCCGGGCGACTTCCTCATCCTTTTCCGCTACAAGGACCGGATGAGCAAGTACGCCCGGAAGCTCGAGGAGCTGGGCGTTCCCTTCGAGATCGCCGGCAGCGACGCCTTCGCCCAAAGCCCCGAGATCGCCGAGGTCCTGAACCTCCTCCGGGCCATCGACGATCCCGATGATCCGGTGGCCGCGGTCGCCGTCCTGCGCGGCCTGTTCTTCGGCCTGAGCGACCAGGAGCTGCTGGAGCACCGCGCCGCCGGGGGCGGGTTCTGCTGCCTCGAGATCCCGGAGGACGGGGCCGGCGCGGCCGGCGTGAGGCGGGCCCTCGGCGTCCTCCGCGACTGGCGCGATCTCGCGACGCGGGTGCCGCCGTCCGTGGCCCTGGAGACCATCCTCCAGCAGTCCGGCCTTCTCAACCACCTGGTCGCGGCCGAGACGGGCGGCAGCCGGGCCGGCAACGTCCTGAAGCTCGTCGAGGTACTGCGGAGCCGGGAGAACGAGGACATGACCACGTTCGCCTCCGCCGTCGCCTTCATGGAGGAATGGGTCGGCGCCCGGCCCGTCGAGGAGATGAGCCTGGCGCCGGGCCGCCGCGACGCCGTCCGGCTGATGAACCTGCACAAGGCCAAGGGCCTCGAAGCCCCGGTCGTCTGGCTGGCCAACCCGGCCGGGTGCGCCGATTTCGAGCCCGACCGGCACGTCCGCCGGACGGGCCGGTCGCCGATCGGCCACTTCCGCTTCACCAAGCCGGCGGGCGAATTCCGGACGAAGACGGTCTCCCAACCCGCCGGCTGGGACGAGAGCGCGGCCGAGGAGAAGAAGTACGGGGCGGCCGAGGAGGACCGGCTGATGTACGTAGCGGCGACGCGGGCCCGGGACCTCCTCGTCGTCAGCGCCTACGAGGGCGACCTGGGGGCGCGAAGCGCCTGGGGGCCGCTGGGCAAGGGCTTGTCCGGGATCGAGGAGCTCCCGGAATATCCGCCGGTTCCGGGCCGAGGTCCGTCGCGCCCGGCGACGCCTTCCGGAAAGCGGAGCGGCGTGAAGGCCGGCGAGGTGATCAAGGGCCGGGAGGAGCTGAGGCGGAAGATGGCCGGCGCCTCCCTCGCCTCTTCGCTCCACGAGACCGTGACCGCGCTGGCCCGGCGCGAGGCCGAGCCGCCGGCCTGGGCCAAGGGCGGGCTCGGCCTTTGGGGCTCGGAGGTCCATATCATGTTGAAGACCCTGGCCTCGTCCTGGCCGGGACCGGCCGCGGGCGGCGTTGCGGACGGCGCGCTTGTCCGTCTGGCCCGGAACGTCCTGGTCGCGGCCGGCCGGGGACCCGCGGACGCCGGGGAGCTGGCCGCCCATGTCGGCGGCATCCTCCGCTCGCCGTTCTGGACGAGGGCCATGCGGGCCGGCCGCCGTCTCTACGAGGTTCCCTTCTCGGTCGTCGTCGGACCGGGCGAGCCCGGGTACGAGGATCTGGCCGCGGCCGTCGGACCCGTCCCCGCCGCCGGAGGCCGGCCGGTCGTGCCCGTTCCCGGAGCGCCCATTTCGCTTGCCGGCGCGGTCGACCTGCTCTTTGAGGAGCCGGACGGCTGGGTCATCGCCGATTACAAGACCGACCGCCTGCCCGCGGCCGTCGAGGGGGCCGGGGCGGACGACCGGGAGAAGGCGCTGGCCGCGCTGGCCGGCCACTACCGTCCCCAGGTGCGGCTCTACACGCGGTTCTGGGGCCGGATCACGGGCGAAAAGGTCAAGGAATCTGGCCTATATTTCACCGCCCTCGACCGCTGGATCAGGATCGAGTGCGACTGA
- a CDS encoding pitrilysin family protein: MRRFSRAALVLVLAVALTAAAVRPLPAAPQLPAPARIVLGNGLTVYFLRNAGVPLVSFRMFIGGAGSAAEPASAEGAAGLTAALLTKGTSKMNADAVAEALDFMGANFGIGAAEEYAQVYGDSLAQHFPRLLEIAAAAITDPAFAEAEFKKERDLRVDGLKAAKDDPGTAVGYYFQKAYFGDHPMGRLASGTEAALGKMTVQTVRDFYKAHYRPDRAVAAVVGDIDAEALKPLLEKTLGRMARPAGPAPAAAIPALPRPSGKKLVLIDKPDATQAYFMLGAPGYAMGDKITAAASAMNTLFGGRFTSWLNTELRIKRGLTYGARSGASSWAAGGLTTISSYTKNDKIGEMLDIVFDLLKKAGGGFGAEETESARNYILGQFPPTLETNARKAAAYVRLAFYKRGFDEYDKYLDEIGRLDPAALKAAAARLLPRNDFVLVVVGKAAEIRPLLAKYGAWQEKRISDPGF; this comes from the coding sequence ATCGTCCTCGGGAACGGCCTGACCGTCTATTTCCTGCGGAATGCCGGCGTGCCGCTCGTGAGCTTCCGGATGTTCATCGGCGGCGCCGGCTCGGCGGCCGAACCGGCCTCGGCCGAAGGCGCCGCCGGACTGACGGCCGCGCTGCTGACCAAGGGCACCTCGAAGATGAACGCGGATGCCGTCGCCGAGGCGCTCGACTTCATGGGCGCCAATTTCGGCATCGGCGCCGCCGAGGAATACGCCCAGGTTTACGGCGACAGCCTGGCCCAGCACTTCCCCCGCCTCCTGGAGATCGCCGCGGCCGCCATCACCGACCCGGCTTTCGCCGAGGCGGAGTTCAAGAAGGAGCGGGACCTGCGCGTCGACGGCCTCAAGGCGGCCAAGGACGATCCCGGAACGGCCGTCGGCTATTATTTCCAGAAGGCCTATTTCGGCGACCACCCGATGGGCCGCCTGGCCTCGGGCACGGAGGCGGCCCTCGGGAAGATGACCGTGCAGACGGTCAGGGATTTCTATAAGGCGCATTACCGGCCCGACCGGGCCGTCGCCGCAGTCGTCGGCGACATCGACGCTGAGGCGCTCAAGCCGCTGCTCGAAAAGACCCTCGGCCGCATGGCCAGGCCGGCCGGGCCCGCGCCCGCCGCGGCCATCCCCGCCCTGCCCCGGCCGTCCGGCAAGAAGCTCGTCCTCATCGACAAGCCCGATGCCACCCAGGCCTACTTCATGCTCGGCGCGCCCGGCTATGCCATGGGGGACAAGATCACGGCCGCGGCCTCGGCCATGAACACGCTCTTCGGCGGCCGGTTCACCTCCTGGCTCAACACCGAGCTGCGGATCAAGAGGGGCCTGACGTACGGCGCGCGGAGCGGGGCCAGCAGCTGGGCCGCGGGCGGCCTCACGACGATCAGCTCCTACACCAAGAACGACAAGATCGGCGAGATGCTGGACATCGTCTTCGACCTGCTCAAGAAGGCCGGCGGCGGGTTCGGCGCGGAGGAGACCGAGAGCGCCCGCAACTACATCCTCGGCCAGTTCCCGCCGACCCTGGAGACCAACGCCCGGAAGGCCGCCGCTTACGTGCGGCTGGCCTTCTACAAGCGCGGCTTCGACGAGTACGACAAGTACCTCGACGAGATCGGCAGGCTCGACCCGGCGGCCCTGAAGGCGGCCGCCGCCAGGCTGCTGCCGCGGAATGATTTTGTGCTGGTCGTCGTCGGCAAGGCGGCGGAGATCCGGCCGCTCCTGGCCAAGTACGGCGCCTGGCAGGAGAAGAGGATCAGCGACCCCGGGTTCTAG